One genomic region from Plasmodium berghei ANKA genome assembly, chromosome: 4 encodes:
- a CDS encoding exportin-1, putative → MENEQFNPLSLLDKNQPFDADKLKLLDNIVEALLDTKDKNRRDFAQNLLNQFKMLDNSWRSVSVILDHSENVNTKFYGLQILEECINNKWNILPEEEREGMKNFIACYTITMSTEGTTVGIDRHLLNKLDETLIQIVKKEWPDSWSSFIPDIVNSAKLNQNVCENNMKLLNMLSEEVFEFGNETLVQKKKEKLRNEYASQFQKVYDLCLYILEANICNKRSTNSSLIKQTLICLSNFFKWIPLTYIFEKYKFNDNDVQIIDLLFDHFWDDISYKIECVKCIQEIVMLKIDEKNLLYFENVFTNLWSKLVSKIKYLPNVNEMKNIPPEFKIFWEQYYLQISICLTSFLKNYRETIIEKNNNTNDINAVFKFLHMLSNSNMDEVFLIIVDYYNIFTEQLIRELIGKLEEENSIKNKCVNSNNNMQTDLKNGMNNNLGFNIGLETGVLNNRKVYSFATMHNIGIGNSNVGNENSIININEYSSILDKIDLTQSDIKKICPRIKLYEFILNDIRRTIIEKMAKPQEIYISYDNETGEVVRDFEPDTTEISLYNTMKTTLVYLTYLGSEKTIELIVELLNKESEKSLKNTNKNEQWNSTKTNRISYAVGSISMCMTLKKEQDFLMYILRIYLHMIEVKNGEENRAILASCVMYIVSQYHRFLKLHWRFLKTVMKKLFEFAENEKVQDMAAETILKICKQCKNVIAKNNNSTDSNGNHIESFFSIFIKFHNNIMHKLPEKLNLLLYEAIAHVISCFPYEEKQESIKILMSKLMSLWNDLIYSNNNLKNINTLNNGGNNNGGNGNIMDADFKNLEHLCNYENSKLIITFVRVNCRLAYALSYFYYEQLNLVFFDFLKIYQLYSKYINMEVETNGTKRIKHAQFRNLFLMKREFLHLIETTIERSCYNIQELEEALLKREQKKMKNEIDESMDIHLPTVEEAKQINFQMTSNILNVLLETILVDYRDSNPHIKDAEVFSLLSTVFKKIENVTCPILPTVLNYVLLPTIDMIKNDFSSYPEHREKFYNFLDACVRHCFDYLFTLDSEIFNTFIQSLLWAIKHEHPSVADHGLKITHQFLHNVIVKKKEYLDEFCKAFYYIILNEVFKTLTDSFHKSGFHYQTIILMNLLRLLEFEVINIPEAEITKPHIIKHVQTFLTQSFENLNQKQIETFSVDMFNFCVESPSTFRSFVRDLLISLKEFSTNQDELYEADRQEALQRAKMAEDNKLIKLRGLMKEDVPSFSAIDVDDECINVE, encoded by the exons GTTGGAATTGACAgacatttattaaataaattagatGAAACATTAATACAAATTGTTAAAAAGGAATGGCCAGATTCTTGGTCAAGTTTTATACCAGATATTGTAAATTCAGCAAAATTAAATCAGAATGTTTGTGAgaataatatgaaattaCTAAACATGTTAAGTGAAGAAGTGTTTGAATTTGGTAATGAAACTTTagtacaaaaaaaaaaagaaaagttACGAAACGAATATGCAAGTCAATTTCAAAAGGTATATgatttatgtttatatatattagaagctaatatatgtaataaaagAAGTACAAATAGTTCTTTGATTAAACAAAcgttaatttgtttatctaacttttttaaatggatacctttaacatatatatttgaaaaatataaatttaacgATAATGATGTTCAAATAAtagatttattatttgatcATTTTTGGGAtgatatatcatataaaatagaaTGTGTAAAATGTATACAAGAAATAGTTATGCTAAAgattgatgaaaaaaatttattatattttgaaaatgtaTTTACAAATTTATGGAGCAAATTAGtaagtaaaataaaatatttaccTAATGTGaatgaaatgaaaaatattccccctgaatttaaaatattttgggaacaatattatttacaaatatcTATTTGTTTAACaagttttttaaaaaattatagagAAActataattgaaaaaaataataacactaatgatattaatgctgtttttaaatttttgcATATGTTATCAAATAGTAATATGGATGaagtttttttaataatagttgattattataatatttttactgAACAGTTAATAAGAGAGTTAATAGGAAAATtagaagaagaaaatagtataaaaaacaaatgtgtgaattcaaataataatatgcaaacagatttaaaaaatggtatgaataataatttaggATTTAATATAGGATTAGAAACAGGTGTTTTAAATAATCGAAAGGTTTATAGTTTTGCTACAATGCACAATATAGGAATTGGAAATAGCAATGTGGGTAATGAAAATagtattataaatataaatgaatattcaTCTATTTTAGATAAAATAGATTTGACACAATctgatattaaaaaaatatgtccaagaataaaattatatgaatttatattaaatgatattCGAAGGACTATTATTGAAAAGATGGCTAAACCACAAGAAATATACATTTCCTATGATAATGAAACGGGAGAAGTAGTAAGGGATTTTGAACCTGACACAACTGAAATATCTTTATATAACACAATGAAAACGACATTGGTATATTTAACTTATTTAGGATCTGAAAAAACAATAGAATTAATTGTAGAacttttaaataaagaatctgaaaaatctttaaaaaatacaaataagaATGAACAATGGAATAGTACAAAAACAAACAGAATTAGTTATGCTGTTGGATCTATATCAATGTGCATGACTCTAAAAAAAGAACAAGACTttttaatgtatattttgcgaatttatttacatatgaTAGAAGTTAAAAATGGCGAAGAAAATAGAGCTATACTTGCTTCATGTGTTATGTATATAGTTAGTCAATATCATCGTTTTCTAAAGCTACATTGGAGATTTTTAAAAACtgttatgaaaaaattatttgaatttgcAGAGAATGAAAAAGTACAAGATATGGCAGCAGAAAcgatattaaaaatatgtaaacaatgtaaaaatgtaattgcaaaaaacaataatagtACAGATAGTAATGGTAATCATATTGAATctttttttagtatttttataaaatttcacaataatataatgcACAAATTACCTGAAAAAttgaatttattattatatgaagcTATTGCACATGTTATTTCATGCTTTCCTTATGAAGAAAAACAAGaaagtataaaaattcTTATGAGCAAATTAATGTCTTTATGGAACGATTTgatatattcaaataataatttaaaaaatataaatacattaaaTAATGGTGGGAATAATAATGGTGGTAATGGGAATATCATGGATGCAGATTTTAAGAATTTAGAACATTTATgtaattatgaaaattcaaaattaattataacatTTGTAAGGGTTAATTGTCGTTTGGCATATGCATTGTCTTACTTTTATTATGAACAATTAaatttagttttttttgattttttaaaaatatatcaattatatagtaagtatattaatatgGAAGTTGAAACGAATGGTACGAAACGAATAAAACATGCACAATTtagaaatttatttttaatgaaaagggaatttttacatttaataGAAACAACTATTGAAAGAAGCTGTTATAATATTCAGGAACTAGAAGAAGCTTTATTAAAAAgagaacaaaaaaaaatgaaaaatgaaattgaTGAATCTATGGATATACATTTACCAACTGTTGAAGAAgctaaacaaataaatttccAAATGACtagtaatatattaaatgttttattagAAACAATTTTAGTTGATTATAGAGACAGTAATCCTCACATTAAAGATGCTGAAGTATTTTCTTTGTTATCGActgtttttaaaaaaatcgaaaatgTTACATGTCCTATTTTACCAACGGTATTaaattatgtattattaCCAACTATagatatgataaaaaatgatttttcTTCATATCCTGAGCACAGagaaaaattttataattttttagatGCATGTGTTAGGCATTGttttgattatttatttacgTTAGATtcagaaatatttaatacatttataCAATCTTTATTATGGGCCATAAAACATGAGCATCCATCAGTTGCAGATCATGGGTTAAAAATTACGCATCAATTTCTTCATAATGtgattgtaaaaaaaaaagaatatttagATGAATTTTGTAAagctttttattatattatattaaacgAAGTATTCAAAACATTAACAGATTCTTTTCACAAATCTGGTTTTCATTATCAaactattatattaatgaatCTATTAAGATTATTAGAATTCGAGGTTATAAATATTCCAGAGGCAGAAATTACTAAGCcacatataataaagcaTGTTCAAACTTTTTTAACTCAATCTTTTGAAAATCTGAATCAAAAGCAAATTGAAACTTTTTCAGTGGACatgtttaatttttgtgTTGAATCTCCTTCCACCTTCAGATCCTTTGTACGCGATTTGCTAATATCGTTGAAG GAATTTTCTACAAACCAAGACGAACTGTATGAAGCTGACAGACAAGAGGCTTTACAGAGGGCAAAAATGGCAGAGGACAACAAACTGATAAAG tTGAGAGGATTAATGAAAGAAGACGTACCGTCATTTTCGGCCATTGATGTTGATGATGAATGTATAAATGTAGAATGA
- a CDS encoding RNA-binding protein, putative translates to MKKYPLINHPPNQKSLKDQNQIGSGNNSNGKFRDTKQYNNIGNNNMNKMNMSKIHMNNSMYNNNNSRENNMSTINGNSVNSGNTMNSIKNNNNSLGLYIDNPQNAFIFDENDLKTLFSYYKGAKTIRILNDKAAAQITFNDPNMIQQVRKDINGLTINDIGTIRCIILNEGKVIEQFLPFSANDPANAHNKSNNGNQDNENTVNMLKKLANLLQNNGGKNHDDNNSGNINTGNSGGSSDISRANRNGGIVDNPQNGRNKNNENINNMFTKNQVKNKISNHSNYNNINPNFSQNNNIKNEHNDNPYATKRLSRFELIDIFGYPTEFDVMKKILGLNNCNISYVNENTNNKLSIEIKGKALNEAPIVERMHISVIGDDLVLYKKGIELLVQLLNSIFQEFCIFCNENNYQIPENLSFKRHEYMYKSDGSTKYVGFKDTWNAGKDNYINDYSFKKNKNLSKNEKEKRNHNSFGGYFN, encoded by the coding sequence atgaaaaaatatccaTTAATAAATCACCCCCCAAATCAAAAAAGTTTAAAGGATCAAAATCAAATAGGTTCAGGGAATAATAGCAATGGGAAATTTCGTGATACTAAGcagtataataatattggaaacaataatatgaataaaatgaatatgaGTAAAATACATATGAACAATAgtatgtataataataataatagtaggGAGAATAACATGAGTACTATTAATGGGAATAGTGTAAATAGCGGAAATACTATGaatagtataaaaaataataacaattcACTAGGGCTATATATTGACAATCCTCAGAatgcatttatttttgatgaaaatgatttaaaaacattattttcatattataaagGTGCAAAAACCATAAGAATATTAAACGATAAAGCAGCAGCTCAAATAACATTTAACGACCCCAATATGATACAACAAGTAAGAAAAGATATTAACGGCTTAACAATTAACGATATCGGTACTATTAGGTGCATTATACTTAATGAAGGGAAAGTAATTGAACAATTTCTTCCATTTTCTGCTAATGATCCAGCTAATGCTCataataaatcaaataatggaaaccaggataatgaaaatacaGTTAATATGCTGAAAAAGCTAGCtaatttattacaaaaCAATGGAGGAAAAAATCATGATGACAATAATAGTGGAAATATTAATACTGGAAACAGTGGAGGATCAAGTGATATTTCACGAGCTAATAGAAATGGGGGTATAGTGGACAATCCACAAAAtggaagaaataaaaataatgaaaatataaataatatgtttacAAAAAATCAAGTTAAAAATAAGATATCAAATCATTCTAAttataacaatataaatcCTAATTTTagtcaaaataataatataaaaaatgaacataATGATAATCCTTATGCTACTAAAAGATTAAGTAGATTTGAAttaattgatatatttgGGTACCCAACAGAATTTGAtgttatgaaaaaaatattaggATTGAATAATTGCAATATATCATAtgtaaatgaaaatacaaataataaattgtcgatagaaataaaaggaaaagCATTAAATGAAGCTCCAATTGTTGAAAGGATGCATATATCAGTTATAGGAGATGATTTggttttatataaaaaagggaTTGAATTATTAGtacaattattaaattctatatttcaagaattttgtattttttgtaatgaaaataattatcaaATACCAGAAAATTTATCCTTTAAAAGACATGAATATATGTACAAATCTGATGGCTCTACAAAATATGTAGGTTTTAAAGATACATGGAATGCTGGTAAggataattatataaatgattattcctttaagaaaaataaaaatttatcaaaaaatgaaaaggaAAAGAGAAATCACAACTCATTTGGTGGGTATTTTAACTGA